The genomic window CAACTCGCTGGCTGCGCGTGACGCCAACTGGGTCAAGTTCGGGGTCGGCGAAGTGGGCGCTGAACTGCAGACCGCGCAGACCCCGGACGAATACGCGCAGGCACTGGTGTCGCAGATCGCACCGCGTATCGATGCGCCGATCGGTGTGTTCTTTGCCTGGGACGAAAAGCAGCAGAAGCTGCAGCTGCAGGGCAGTTATGGTTTCCAGCGACGCAAGCACCTGGGCCTGCAATACGGGCTGGGCGATGGCCTTATCGGCCAGGCTGCGCTGGAGCGCAAGCGCATCAGCGTGCAGCAGGTGCCGGATGAATTCTTCGGTGTGCACTCGGCATTGGGCGAGGCGCAGCCGCGCCATCTGCTGGCGGTGCCGCTGTTGTTGAAGGGGCGCCTGCTGGGGGTGTTCGAATTCGGCACCTTCGGCCATTTCAGTGCCACCCAGGAAGCCTTCATCGACAGCGTGCTGCCGACCGTGGCACTGGGCCTGGACAACATCCGCCGCGCCGAGGAAACCCAGCAGCTGCTGGATCACACCCGCGCCCAGGCCGAGGAGCTGCAGCGCTCGCAGGTGGCCTTGCAGACCCAGGAAGAAGAGCTGCGCGCCACCAACGAAGAGTTGCAGGGCAAGACCGTCGAACTGGAGGAGCAGGCCCAGCGCCTGTCCGCGTCCGAAGAAGAACTGCGCGTGCAGGCAGAAGAACTGCAGGCCTCCAACGAAGAGCTGCGGCAGAAGACCGAGGTGCTCAACGAGCAGAAGGACGTGCTGCAGGTATTGCAGCGTGAGACCGAATTCAAGGCGCAGGAGCTGGCGCGCGCCAGCCAGTACAAGACCGATTTCCTGGCCAACATGTCGCATGAGCTGCGCACGCCGCTCAACAGCTTGTTGATCCTGTCCAAGGAGCTGGCCGAGAACGAAAGCGGGCACCTGGACGTGGAGGAAGTGGAGGCCGCCGCGGTCATCCACGATTCCGGCTCCAATCTGCTGCGGCTGATCAACGACATCCTCGACCTGTCCAAGATCGAGGCCGGCAAGATGGACGTGCACCGCGAGGAAGTGAAGGTCGATGCCATCACCCGCGAGGTGACCCGTCACTTCCGCCACATGGCGATGGAAAACCGGCTGGAATTCTCCATCGATGTCGATGCATCGATGCCCGAGGCACTGGTCACCGACCGTTCCAAGCTGCAGCAGGTGCTCAACAACCTGCTCGGCAACGCCTTCAAGTTCACCCGCGAAGGTTCGGTCACGCTGCGTCTGGCGATGGCCGATGCGGCCATGCTGACCCGCATCGGTGCCGCCAGCGACGAGCTGCATGTGGCGCTGACCGTGCGCGATACCGGCATCGGCATTCCCGAAGAACGCCTGGAGTCGATTTTCGAGGCCTTCGAACAGGTCGATTCCAGCACCAGCCGCCATTACGGTGGCAGCGGGCTGGGCCTGGCTATCGCGCGGCGCCTGGCGCAGTTGCTTGGTGGCCAGCTCGTAGTCGACAGCGAGCAGGACAAGGGCAGCAGCTTCAGCCTGGTGCTGCCGCTGCTGTCGGCCGGCCTCACCAATGCCATGGCCGCCAGCCAGGCGGCCGGCGAATACCGCCCGGCGCCCACCCCGGGCCCGGCGCGGGTCGCCACCGCGCAGCTGATCGACTGGATTCCCGATGATCGCCACGCCATCGCCGCCGGCGAAACGGTGATCCTCACCGTCGAAGACGACCCGGCCTTCGCCCGCATTCTGGTCGACCTGATCCGTCGCAAGGGCCACCGCGCACTTGCCGCCGCCGATGGCGAAAGCGGCCTGGAACTGGCGCGCCGCTACCGCCCCACCGGCATCCTGCTGGATGTGATGTTGCCGGGCATGGACGGCTGGTCGGTGCTGCAGCATCTCAAGCATGATCCGGTCACCGCGGCCATCCCGGTGCACTTCATTTCCGCTGTGGATGAGGCCGCCAAGGGCGTGGCGCTGGGCGCGGTCGGTTACCTGACCAAGCCGGTGGACCGCAAGGCGCTGGTGGCCGCGTTCGACCACCTGCTGGATGTGGCCGGCAAGATCGTACGCAAGCTGCTGCTGGTGGACGACGACCCGGATTCGCGGCTGGCCTTGACCCGCCTGCTGCAGGCCGACAATGTCGACATCGATCAGGTCGCCTCGGGTGAGGAAGCGCTGGAGCGCATCGCCACCCACAGCTATGACTGCATCGTGCTGGACCTCAACCTCGGTGGCATCTCCGGCATCGAATTCCTGGAGAAGGCAGCGACGCTGGTGGCGGTGCCGCCGGTGGTGATCTATTCCGGCCAGGACCTGAGCCGCGAGGACAGCCTGAAGCTGCGCCAGTACACCGACAGCATCGTGATCAAGGGCCAGCGTTCGCCCGAGCGCCTGCTCGACGAGGTGAGCCTGTTCCTGCACAGCATCGGCTCGCGCGGCGCCAATGCCACGCCGTCCGACGACAACAATCTGGGCGGCCGCCAGGTGCTGCTGGTCGATGACGACATGCGCAATCTGTTTGCCCTGTCCAAGTCGCTGCGCGCGCGTGGAATGAACGTGTCGATGGCCCAGGACGGCTACAAGGCGCTGCAGCAGCTGCAGGAAAACCCGTCCATCGAGCTGGTGCTGATGGACATCATGATGCCGGGCATGGACGGCTACGAAACCACCCGCGAGATCCGCAAGCTGCCCGAATGGAACAACCTGCCGATCATCGCGGTGACCGCCAAGGCCATGCATGGCGACCGCGACAAGTGCCTGGATGCCGGCGCCAATGATTACCTGACCAAACCGGTCGACCTGGACAAGCTGTTGTCGATGATGCGCGTATGGCTGCAAAAGTAGCGCCCACCACCGCCCCGACCAGCCGTGACGAGGTGGACGACATCGAGGTGGATGCCTTCATCCACGCCATGTCGCGCCGCCACGGTTACGACTTCAGCGGCTACGCGCCGTCGTCGCTGAAGCGGCGCGTGCTGCAGCTGGTGCAGACCCTGGACGTGGCCCATGTCGGCGAGCTGACCGCGCGCGTGCTGCGTGACGACGAGATGGTGCCGCAGGTGATCGCCAAGCTGTCGGTGCCGGTGTCGGAGATGTTCCGCAACCCGGCGGTGTTCCGCAAACTGCGCGACGAAGTCTTCCCGGTGCTGGCCTCCTACCCGCAGATCAACATCTGGCAGGCCGGCTGCGCGCACGGGCAGGAGGTCTATTCGCTGGCCATCCTGCTCAAGGAAGCCGGCTTGTACGACCGCTGCCAGATCTACGCCACCGATTTCAGCGACGAAGCCCTGGCCAAGGCGCAGGAAGGCATTTTTCCGATCCGTGATGCAAGGCTGTATTCGGAGAACTACCTGGCCGCCGGTGGCCGCCACACGTTGTCCGACTATTACCATGCCCGCTACGACTTCATGAAGCTGGATGCACGCTTGAAGGAACGGGTCACCTTTGCCAACCACAACCTGGTCTGCGACGGGGTCTTCTGCGAGGCGCAGCTGATCCTGTGCCGCAACGTGCTGATCTATTTTTCCGACGCGCTGCAGGACCGGGTGCTGGGCCTGTTCCGCAACAGCCTCAGCCGCGGTGGTTTCCTGTGCCTGGGCAACCGCGAGTCGATCCGGTTTGCCCCCAGTGCGCGTGATTTCGCCCCGATCGACGCCGAGCTGCGGCTGTACCGCAATACCGCGGGGCTGCTTTGAGAACCGCTTCCGGGCTGCCACCACAGGCAATTGTGGTTGGCTGCTCGGCCGGCGGGCTGGCGGCCCTGCATCAACTGTTGGGCGGGCTTTCGGGCCCGCTGCCGGTGCCGATGGTGCTGGTCTGCCACAGCGGTTCGGAAGACATGCGGGTGTTCTGCGAGCTGCTGGCCAGCCGCAGCGGGTTGGCGGTCAGCGAGGCCGAAGAACGCCAGCAACCGGAACCTCATCACATTTACGTGGCGCCCTCCGGCTATCATCTGCTGCTTGAACGGACCGGCCGTTTCGCGCTGAGCGTGGATCCCAGGGTGGCGTTTTCGCGCCCGTCGATCGATGTGCTGTTTGAATCCGCCGCCGAAGTATGGGGGGAACACCTCATCGCGGTGCTGCTGACCGGTGCCAACTCCGATGGCGCCGAGGGCTGTGCGCGGGTGCGCAGGGGCGGTGGTACGGTCATCGTGCAGGACCCCCATACCGCGCAGGTCCCGGTGATGCCGCGCGCCGCGCTGCAGCTTGGCGGTGCCGATCATTGCCTGCCGTTGCCTGATATTTCCCTTTTGCTGGAAGCCTTATGTTCGTAGCCAAGCCGTCCCCGCCGCCGCGCCCGAAGATCCTGGCGGTGGATGACAACCCCGCCAACCTGCTGGTGATCCGGCGGGTGCTGGCCAAGCTCGACGTGGAAGTGGTCGAGGCGGCATCGGGCAACGATGCGCTCAAGGCCACCCTCGACGACGAGTTCGCGCTGGTGCTGCTGGACGTCTACATGCCGGACATCAACGGCTTTGAAGTGGCCGAGATCCTGTCGCAGGAAGAATCCACCCGGCAGACCCCGATCATCTTCGTCACGGCTACCTATGCCGATGACGTGCATCGGCTGAAGGGCTATGGCTTCGGCGCGGTCGACTACATGGCCAAGCCGCTGGAAGCGACCATCCTGCTGTCCAAGGTGCAGGTATTCCTGGAACTGTACCGGCACCGGGTGGCGCTGCGTGACGCGCTCAGCGAGTTGTCCGCGCGCAACCGCCAACTGGAAATCGAAGTGGAGCAGCGCAAGCAGATGGAGCAGGAAATGCGCCATCTGGCCATGCACGACATGCTCACCGGCCTGCCCAACCGCGCCTTGTTCATGGACCGGCTGGAGAGCGCGCACCACCGTGCGCAGCGCCATGGCGGCATGTTCGCGCTGGTGTACGTGGACGTGGACCGCTTCAAGGAAGTCAACGACACCTGGGGTCATGCTGCCGGCGATGCGGTGCTGATCGAGCTGTCCGCGCGGCTGCGCGGTGCATTGCGCGAGAACGACACCGTGGCCCGCCTGGGCGGCGATGAGTTCGCCCTGGTGCTGGAAGAACTCGATGACATCAACGACGCCCATCGCCTGATGGAGCGGGTGACGCAGTCCCTGCAGGCACCCATGCACTATATGCGTGATGGTGAAAATCTCACCCTGGCCATCGCGGCCAGCATCGGCGTGGCTGCCTACCCCGCGGATGGCGCCGAGGTGGATGCCCTGCTGCATGCGGCCGACCAGGCCATGTACATGATCAAGCGCAGCCGGGAAGAAGCCAGGAGCTAGAAATCAGGAACGAGAAGTCAGGAACCAGAAACAAGTGAGAGCAACAGCAAAGCAGCAGCTCGCGCGGTGTTGCGTTTACTCGTTCCTCGTTCCTAGCCCCTCGTTCCTAGATACTTCATGCTTCAAACACGTGACCGCTGCAAAGCGCAGACGGGAAGAAGTCAGGAACGAGAAGTCAGGAACCAGAAACAAGTGAGAGCAACAGCAAAGCAGTGGCTCGCGCGCTGTTGCGTTTACTCGTTCCTCGTTCCTAGGCCCTCGTTCCTAGATACTTCATGCTTCAAACACGTGATTGCTGCAAAGCGCAAACGGGAAGAAGTCAGGAACTGGAAGTCAGGAACCAGAAACAAGTGAGAGCAACAGCAAAGCAGCAGCTCGCGCGCTGTTGCGTTTACTCGTTCCTCGTTCCTAGGCCCTCGTTCCTGGCTACTTCATGCTTCAAACACGTGACCGCTGCTTACCGGCGGCGGGGTCGGGCCAGCGGCGCTGGCCGGGGCCAGCATCTGCTTCCACGCCGCGTATACCGCACCGGCGAAGACCGGCATCAGCACGGCCATCAGCAGCAGCTGGGCAATCGCCATGGCCACCACCTGGCCGGCAATCAGGCCAATGATCAAGGCCACGATGATCACCGCGAAATAGATCGCGAAGATGGCGATGAACGCCAACACGAAGAACACCAGCATGGCCGGCAGGTTGTGCAGGCTTGCACGCAGGCTTTCGCGCAGCGCGTGCATGCCACCGGCGCGTTCGAACATCACCTGCGGCGGCATCACGAACAGGGCCAGGGTCAGCGCGACAAAGCTGGCCAGCAACAGCAGCAGCCACAGCAGGATGCGGCCGGCCGGCAGGGTCGCCACCAGCGCCTCGATCTGCGCCGGATCCGGTTGCGCTCCGGACTGGCTGAGCTCATTGATCTTGACCATCACCACCGACAGCTGTTGCAGGCCGTCGGTGCCAACCAGCACCAGCAGCAGCGTGCCCAGCAGCAGCGCGGCAAACAATTGCGGCAGCAGGGCCACCAGCAGTTGCGGTGCGCGCCCTTCCTGCACACCCTGCAGCAGGTGCGAAGGCTTGGCGACGCGGCCTTCGTCGACCTCGCGGATGGCCCACAACAGGCCACCCATGAACAACGGCCCGGCCAGCAACAGCAGCAGCTGCACCACCGTGCCCAATGCCGGCACCAGCATCGACAACGACAGCACCAACGAGGTGCCGACGCCCCACAGGATGCCCAGCGAACCCAGCGCCATGGGCGCACGCTTGAGCAGGCCGAAGCCGGTCAGCAGCCATTCCGCACCGGCCGAGGCAGGTACCTTGCGAATCTCGCTCATTGCAATTCCGAAACGGGGGAGGGCGCAGGCAACAGGCCGGCGCTGTGCGGATTATCGCCTGAAACCCGGCTCGGGTTTATGAGGACAAAGTAACGGGGGGCTGGGCGGCTTCGCCCCCTCCCTTTGCCGCAGGCAAGGGGAGGGCTGGGGAGGGGTGCTGCCGTCGGTAGTGCCGAGCCATGCTCGGCAGAGGCTTTACCGGTAGAGCCCCTTGCCGAGCATGGCTCGGCACTACAGGAGCCGGTTACACACCATCAGCTTCGCGGCTGACGCCGCTCCCACAGGCCCGCAGCCCCGACCGCCTCAGTGCGCTTCGCGCCGCACATGCCGCACAAAGCGGCGCAGCAGCTGGCGGGCCAGGGGGGCGGCGGTCACTTCGCGGGCGACGCTGCGGGCGCAGCCGCCGTGGCGGGCGATGCAGTCGGCGCGGGCGCGCACGTAGCCGCGCATGTGGTGGGTGGCGAATTCGGGGTGGAACTGCAGGCCCCAGGCCTGCTCGCCCCAGCGGAAGGCGTGGCAGTTGTCCTGCACCGAGCGGGCCAGCACGGTGGCGCCTTCAGGCGCGCGCAGTACCGTCTGCAGGTGGGTGGCGTGGGCCGGGAAGCTGGCCGGCAGGCCGGCGAACAGCGGGTCGGCCGCGGCCGGGGCTTCCAGTTCCAGTTGGATGGTGCCGGACTCGCGCCCGGCCGGGTTGTAATCGACCTGCCCGCCCAGCGCATGAGCCAGCAGCTGGTGGCCGTAGCAGATGCCCAGCAGCGGCATGCCGGCATGGGCGGCGTCGCGCAGCCAGTCGGCGCTGCGCTCGCTCCAGTCGGCGCGGTCGGTGACGAAGGCAGCCGAGCCAGTGACTATCGTGGCGGAAAAATCGCCGCGGTCGGGCAGCTGCTCGCCGCGCTCGACGTTGACCACCACGGTGTCGGCTTCTTCCAGGCCGGCGGCGACGCGGATCCAGTGCGGAAAGCGGCCATAACGGCGCAGGGTCGGGAATGGTTGCCCGGTTTCAACGATCAAGAACGGCTGGGGCTTCATTCCGAGGGCGGCAGGACAGACAGGACTTCCTCGATTGTAGTCAGCCCTGCGGCTACCTTTTCAAGACCCGTGCGGCGCAGGGTACGCAGCCCTTCAGCAGCGGCGGCTTTGCTGAATCCGGCCAGATCCATGTCGCGGGTGATCAGTGCGCGCAGCCGCGAACCCAATGGCAGCAACTCATACAGGCCGATCCGGCCCATGTAACCGGTGCGCCGGCACTCCAGGCAACCGACCGGGGCATATGCCGTGACCACATCTGGTAATGCGTCATGGGCATGACGCAAGGGTGCCCAATCGGCGTCGCTCAAGGTGTCTGGCACTTTGCAGTGCGGGCACAGGGTACGCACCAGCCGCTGTGCCAGCACGCCGTTGACGGTAGAGGCGATCAGGTAATGCGGCACGCCCAGGTCGAGCAGGCGGGTGATCGCCGAGGGCGCATCGTTGGTATGCAGGGTAGACAGCACCAGATGGCCGGTCAGCGAGGCCTGCACCGCCATCTGCGCGGTCTCCAGGTCGCGGATTTCGCCGATCATGATGATGTCCGGGTCCTGCCGCAGCAGGGTGCGCACACCGGCGGCGAAATCCAGATCGATATTGGTCTGCACCTGCATCTGGTTGAATTCGGGCGCGATCATTTCGATCGGGTCTTCCACCGTGCACACGTTCACATCCGGCGTGGCCAGCCGCTTGAGCGTGGAATACAGGGTGGTGGTCTTGCCCGAGCCGGTGGGGCCGGTGACCAGCACGATGCCGTGCGGGCGAGCCACCAGCTCGTGCCAGCCGGCGGCTTCTTCCGGGCTGAAGCCGAGCTGCTCGATGCTCTTGAAGGCCGAGTCGGGGTCGAAGATACGCATCACGCACTTCTCGCCAAAGGCGGTGGGCATGGTCGACAGGCGCATTTCCACCTCGCGCCCGCCCGGTGAACGGGTCTTGATGCGGCCATCCTGCGGGCGCCGGCGTTCGGCCAGGTCCATGCGGCCCAGCACCTTGATGCGGCTGACCACGGCGGTCATCACCGACGGTGGCAGCTCGAATACCTTGTGCAGCACGCCATCGATGCGGAAACGCACCCGCCCCATGTCGCGGCGCGGCTCCAGGTGGATGTCGCTGGCGCGCTGTTCATAGGCGTATTGCAGCAACCAGTCGACGATGCTGACCACATGGTGGTCGTCGGCATTGACGTCGCCGGCGCGGCCCAGTTCCACAAGCTGCTCGAAGCTGGGCAGGCCGCTGCTGTTGCTGCCGTCGCGGTTATCGCTGCGGGCGTTGCGCACCGAGCGGGTGACGCCGAAGAACTCCATCGAGTAGCGGTGCAGGTCCAGCGGGTTGACCAGCACCATGTCGATGCGGCGCCGGCTCAGATGCTGCAGGTCGGGCACCCAGTCGCGCGCCATCGGCTCGCTGGTGGCCACCAGCACGCGCTCGCTGTCCACCGCCAGCGGCAGGATGCGGTGGCGGCGGGCATAGGCGTGGGAAACCACGGCGGTGGCGCCGGCCACGTCGACGCGGGTTGGGTCGATGCGCAGGTAGCGGCTATGGGTACGGTTGGCCAGCCACTCGGTCAGCCGCTCCAGGCTGAGCTCGCCAGTACCCTGTGCGGCGGCCAGTTTCAGGTTGGCCAGCAGCACCAGCGGGTGGACTTCGCTGGCATTGCGCGCACCCTGGGCGGAAAAGCGGATCCGCTCCTGG from Stenotrophomonas nitritireducens includes these protein-coding regions:
- a CDS encoding chemotaxis protein CheB; its protein translation is MRTASGLPPQAIVVGCSAGGLAALHQLLGGLSGPLPVPMVLVCHSGSEDMRVFCELLASRSGLAVSEAEERQQPEPHHIYVAPSGYHLLLERTGRFALSVDPRVAFSRPSIDVLFESAAEVWGEHLIAVLLTGANSDGAEGCARVRRGGGTVIVQDPHTAQVPVMPRAALQLGGADHCLPLPDISLLLEALCS
- a CDS encoding response regulator codes for the protein MTQQKESWINNVPLLTKMLAAFGLVFLCFLAASVVSYRTSGQDDDARRREGVQIEVIRQVEDAIQSVRMQQIAIRNYLLGDGERHLQTMNQQAQRRDAALAAALVAAGTGPMAERLRRAQLQARDWDSSVASVLRPAITAQPLAAVDQLHALSNGGQGNGLAEALDEIYDAEVTQLLSDRGQMSDWIARAHRISLVLLVMGFLIIIGTLWMISRLVVKPINRLTDKMTRLSNDDLDVEIDNLQRKDEVGEMARAMDVFRRNSLAARDANWVKFGVGEVGAELQTAQTPDEYAQALVSQIAPRIDAPIGVFFAWDEKQQKLQLQGSYGFQRRKHLGLQYGLGDGLIGQAALERKRISVQQVPDEFFGVHSALGEAQPRHLLAVPLLLKGRLLGVFEFGTFGHFSATQEAFIDSVLPTVALGLDNIRRAEETQQLLDHTRAQAEELQRSQVALQTQEEELRATNEELQGKTVELEEQAQRLSASEEELRVQAEELQASNEELRQKTEVLNEQKDVLQVLQRETEFKAQELARASQYKTDFLANMSHELRTPLNSLLILSKELAENESGHLDVEEVEAAAVIHDSGSNLLRLINDILDLSKIEAGKMDVHREEVKVDAITREVTRHFRHMAMENRLEFSIDVDASMPEALVTDRSKLQQVLNNLLGNAFKFTREGSVTLRLAMADAAMLTRIGAASDELHVALTVRDTGIGIPEERLESIFEAFEQVDSSTSRHYGGSGLGLAIARRLAQLLGGQLVVDSEQDKGSSFSLVLPLLSAGLTNAMAASQAAGEYRPAPTPGPARVATAQLIDWIPDDRHAIAAGETVILTVEDDPAFARILVDLIRRKGHRALAAADGESGLELARRYRPTGILLDVMLPGMDGWSVLQHLKHDPVTAAIPVHFISAVDEAAKGVALGAVGYLTKPVDRKALVAAFDHLLDVAGKIVRKLLLVDDDPDSRLALTRLLQADNVDIDQVASGEEALERIATHSYDCIVLDLNLGGISGIEFLEKAATLVAVPPVVIYSGQDLSREDSLKLRQYTDSIVIKGQRSPERLLDEVSLFLHSIGSRGANATPSDDNNLGGRQVLLVDDDMRNLFALSKSLRARGMNVSMAQDGYKALQQLQENPSIELVLMDIMMPGMDGYETTREIRKLPEWNNLPIIAVTAKAMHGDRDKCLDAGANDYLTKPVDLDKLLSMMRVWLQK
- a CDS encoding GspE/PulE family protein — translated: MAIAPGRLQFSNIAGALLADGLVAAHDQERIRFSAQGARNASEVHPLVLLANLKLAAAQGTGELSLERLTEWLANRTHSRYLRIDPTRVDVAGATAVVSHAYARRHRILPLAVDSERVLVATSEPMARDWVPDLQHLSRRRIDMVLVNPLDLHRYSMEFFGVTRSVRNARSDNRDGSNSSGLPSFEQLVELGRAGDVNADDHHVVSIVDWLLQYAYEQRASDIHLEPRRDMGRVRFRIDGVLHKVFELPPSVMTAVVSRIKVLGRMDLAERRRPQDGRIKTRSPGGREVEMRLSTMPTAFGEKCVMRIFDPDSAFKSIEQLGFSPEEAAGWHELVARPHGIVLVTGPTGSGKTTTLYSTLKRLATPDVNVCTVEDPIEMIAPEFNQMQVQTNIDLDFAAGVRTLLRQDPDIIMIGEIRDLETAQMAVQASLTGHLVLSTLHTNDAPSAITRLLDLGVPHYLIASTVNGVLAQRLVRTLCPHCKVPDTLSDADWAPLRHAHDALPDVVTAYAPVGCLECRRTGYMGRIGLYELLPLGSRLRALITRDMDLAGFSKAAAAEGLRTLRRTGLEKVAAGLTTIEEVLSVLPPSE
- a CDS encoding CheR family methyltransferase, with translation MAAKVAPTTAPTSRDEVDDIEVDAFIHAMSRRHGYDFSGYAPSSLKRRVLQLVQTLDVAHVGELTARVLRDDEMVPQVIAKLSVPVSEMFRNPAVFRKLRDEVFPVLASYPQINIWQAGCAHGQEVYSLAILLKEAGLYDRCQIYATDFSDEALAKAQEGIFPIRDARLYSENYLAAGGRHTLSDYYHARYDFMKLDARLKERVTFANHNLVCDGVFCEAQLILCRNVLIYFSDALQDRVLGLFRNSLSRGGFLCLGNRESIRFAPSARDFAPIDAELRLYRNTAGLL
- a CDS encoding diguanylate cyclase domain-containing protein, which codes for MFVAKPSPPPRPKILAVDDNPANLLVIRRVLAKLDVEVVEAASGNDALKATLDDEFALVLLDVYMPDINGFEVAEILSQEESTRQTPIIFVTATYADDVHRLKGYGFGAVDYMAKPLEATILLSKVQVFLELYRHRVALRDALSELSARNRQLEIEVEQRKQMEQEMRHLAMHDMLTGLPNRALFMDRLESAHHRAQRHGGMFALVYVDVDRFKEVNDTWGHAAGDAVLIELSARLRGALRENDTVARLGGDEFALVLEELDDINDAHRLMERVTQSLQAPMHYMRDGENLTLAIAASIGVAAYPADGAEVDALLHAADQAMYMIKRSREEARS
- a CDS encoding BPSS1780 family membrane protein, which encodes MSEIRKVPASAGAEWLLTGFGLLKRAPMALGSLGILWGVGTSLVLSLSMLVPALGTVVQLLLLLAGPLFMGGLLWAIREVDEGRVAKPSHLLQGVQEGRAPQLLVALLPQLFAALLLGTLLLVLVGTDGLQQLSVVMVKINELSQSGAQPDPAQIEALVATLPAGRILLWLLLLLASFVALTLALFVMPPQVMFERAGGMHALRESLRASLHNLPAMLVFFVLAFIAIFAIYFAVIIVALIIGLIAGQVVAMAIAQLLLMAVLMPVFAGAVYAAWKQMLAPASAAGPTPPPVSSGHVFEA
- a CDS encoding glutamine amidotransferase, translating into MKPQPFLIVETGQPFPTLRRYGRFPHWIRVAAGLEEADTVVVNVERGEQLPDRGDFSATIVTGSAAFVTDRADWSERSADWLRDAAHAGMPLLGICYGHQLLAHALGGQVDYNPAGRESGTIQLELEAPAAADPLFAGLPASFPAHATHLQTVLRAPEGATVLARSVQDNCHAFRWGEQAWGLQFHPEFATHHMRGYVRARADCIARHGGCARSVAREVTAAPLARQLLRRFVRHVRREAH